In Brettanomyces bruxellensis chromosome 8, complete sequence, a genomic segment contains:
- a CDS encoding uncharacterized protein (BUSCO:EOG09263SZM), with protein sequence MLSTKLQVISKRALHLSSKVLAAKPKDPTAINPSEASHFSDLASSWWDETGSQRILHKMNLLRMDFINKTIKTSIPLNKDITDPEKMVFIPGWSFNNLLPDDVSSAIQKEIDDSVRLNSQKLQLKCLDVGCGGGILSECLARLPMVSSVKGIDMTKNVIKVAKKHMKLDPSLENKLEYKMMSLEHIPKTEMFDVVTMMELLEHVDYPATVLKQALSHVAPGGYLFLSTINRDLISWFTTIFMGEHILNIVPVGTHTYSKYIKQSEIKGFMDQLKDKFKVVDVKGCAYFPAVGWFFTGVQNMGNYMMAIRRIK encoded by the coding sequence ATGCTGAGTACAAAACTTCAGGTAATTTCGAAACGGGCATTACATTTATCATCGAAAGTGCTTGCTGCTAAGCCAAAAGACCCAACTGCCATTAACCCATCAGAAGCATCCCATTTTTCAGATTTAGCCTCTTCTTGGTGGGATGAAACCGGATCCCAACGAATTCTTCATAAAATGAATCTTCTCCGAATGGATTTCATTAACAAAACGATTAAAACGAGTATTCCATTGAACAAAGACATTACAGACCCTGAAAAGATGGTTTTTATTCCAGGATGGAGTTTCAACAATCTACTTCCGGATGACGTATCATCAGCTATACAGAAGGAAATTGACGATTCCGTGCGGTTGAATAGTCAAAAGCTACAATTGAAATGTTTGGATGTTGGCTGTGGAGGAGGAATATTAAGTGAATGCTTGGCTAGATTACCCATGGTTTCTTCTGTTAAAGGAATTGACATGACGAAAAATGTTATTAAGGTAGCAAAAAAGCACATGAAGCTGGATCCGTCACTTGAGAACAAGCTTGAGTATAAAATGATGTCCCTTGAACATATTCCAAAGACCGAAATGTTTGATGTAGTGACGATGATGGAGTTACTCGAGCATGTGGACTATCCTGCAACAGTTTTAAAGCAAGCACTATCACATGTTGCACCAGGCGGATATCTATTTCTCTCAACGATAAATCGAGACCTTATATCTTGGTTTACTACCATCTTTATGGGTGAGCACATACTAAACATTGTTCCCGTTGGCACGCACACATactcaaaatatataaagcAAAGTGAAATCAAGGGATTCATGGATCAGTTGAAGGACAAATTCAAAGTTGTTGATGTTAAGGGATGCGCATATTTCCCTGCAGTTGGTTGGTTCTTCACTGGTGTCCAAAATATGGGTAATTATATGATGGCAATAAGAAGAAtcaagtaa
- a CDS encoding uncharacterized protein (BUSCO:EOG09264OXC), with product MNRLFGTRSNAPKASLNDAMKNIDERVSSLDVKISKLNTELTTYQRKLSQMRDGPGKNSIKNRALKVLRQRKQLEAQKDQLMSQSWNISQAQMTTDNLKNTMITVDAMKRTNKELRRTYGKIDVDKLEDMQDEMLDLIDQSNEIQDALGRSYDVPDDISEGELDAELDALGEDAEANEEAAGESLPSYLTDSALANESEEPPKFVDEPETDEQEKKEMVAQ from the coding sequence ATGAATAGACTTTTTGGAACAAGGAGCAATGCTCCTAAGGCATCACTTAATGACGCGATGAAGAATATCGATGAAAGAGTGTCTAGCTTGGACGTTAAGATATCTAAGCTTAACACAGAACTTACAACATATCAGCGGAAATTGTCACAAATGAGAGATGGTCCCGGAAAGAATTCTATAAAGAATAGAGCACTCAAAGTTCTTAGACAGCGAAAGCAACTTGAGGCACAAAAAGACCAGCTTATGTCACAATCATGGAATATTTCCCAGGCGCAAATGACGACAGACAATTTAAAGAACACCATGATAACAGTAGATGCAATGAAACGTACAAACAAAGAGCTTAGGCGGACGTATGGAAAAATAGATGTGGATAAATTGGAGGATATGCAAGATGAAATGCTTGATTTAATAGACCAGTCAAATGAGATTCAGGATGCTTTAGGCAGGTCTTACGATGTTCCAGACGATATTTCCGAAGGCGAATTGGATGCCGAATTGGATGCTCTAGGGGAAGATGCTGAGGCAAATGAAGAAGCCGCAGGTGAGTCACTCCCAAGCTATTTAACTGATTCTGCTCTTGCAAATGAGTCTGAGGAGCCTCCAAAGTTTGTTGATGAGCCAGAAACTGATgagcaggaaaagaaagaaatggtTGCACAGTAA